CGGGAAGCAAACACTGTGAAAAGATATGAACCAAATCCTCATGAAGGCCACAAAAAGGCCACACTCCACGAGCCGGGATGGCTGTGAAGCGCCTGTAACTCATCGGCAGGCACCCTCGTGCCTGGCGGTACATGAACTTAGCTCGTCTGGTGTCGAGGAGGCTGGCCGTAATGAGCTTCCAGCTTGGCGTGTGGAAGGACAGATCGAACCTTTGGCAATGCAGAGGGAGACCTGGGGTGAGGATATTGACTAGTTCTTGAATTGCAGTAGAAACTGGATCGATGCCGGGATGAACCTTGCGGAGGCGTACGAGAGAATTGGCAGCTGCCACGTAAATGGTGCACGAAGAACCTGAGCAAGGCACACAGTGAGAAAAAGTGCTTTGGGAAAAGAAACGGAGTCGAGTGTTAAGAAAATAGGAAGTAACGCTTCAAGTTAGGAGCATATCTGAGTTAAGGGCGACTTGGGTCCACCTGATATGCAGTGCAGTAGCCACggtgcccaggtcgggaattctgagtcctcccttatccttgGCCAACTTTTAAGTGCCTGCTGAGCTACACAAATGGTTGCACCTTACcagagaaaacgaaagaaaacccTTTCCAAGATAAGCTTGATTCGGTTCGAACAGGAGACACATGCTACATAAGTGAGAAAGGCGTACAGAAGGAACCGTAGAATTGTCGCTTGAGCTGTCAATAGACACATCAACGCGCTGAATtcctgaattctggtttcaagcttctccttagcctgctGCCAGTTATCAGGAGACAAACCGTCTGGATATAAATTGAAAGCTAGCATTTGCAACCGCGTTTTCGCGAGTAGACCATGAACAAGATGCGGACTGCACAGAGTGTAAATTGAGCACATGGCTGTACTTTTCAACATACTCAACCCTGCACCACTCTCCCTGCAGTAACCGTCCATGACATCCAAGGTGGTGAACCCAGGTGCAGTATAGCGCAGTCGGTGTCAATGTGGTTGTCTTGAAAGAACGGAGTTCCATCGTGGCCAAGATATCACAATATCATGGCCACTCTATAAAAAAAGCAAGGTGCGGCCAGCTACGTCGCGCCGTGGACAATAGGCGGGCGCGTCTCGGCCGAGTTTACACTTGCGACCGCTCCTCTTGGTGAAGGGGCCACTGCTCGGGGATACTAGTCTACAGTCTACAGtctagtctacagttgggagccctgctcaaaaCAGAactgcagggaagtcaaaaagagtacgcaaaattaaataaGGAAAACagcgcaaatagcggccggcatagaggaagcaatagagaaacatcccatggaacagtgggattataatcagaactactcattagtataaaaataaaagaagtaaaaggagtacaccgctggagaggaaagagggaGCCACAAAGTTGATGGAATgaggaaattagggaggccatcgaacaGTGATGGTTGGCATCACGGGAACACAGAGTAGCAAAGAGGgtgcagttatctgaagaggaaataggcctaaaatgggaatcttatcgacaaaagaaacaacaaatgcaggtcctcgtccaggctaaaataaagcagtcctctgatcgttggctggctgaagttcgtgatgcaactaaaggggggtcaagaaaattctggaaccatataagctggctgggcaaagcgaatcacagaaagcagaaacagattcacgatgccgagggaaattgtttagagggagatgacgagGTGagctacattggttcagttatagctgagtcatttaggaaagacgatagggtaatcgccccaaatgaggaAGCAACATAGTATAgcacaatagaaaacagcttagaactgacaaatcgtaactggaaaaaggcggaagcaaatgttccaaaatgcacgtccacAGGGATAGatgaaattccaatcaagttaattaatgaacttggcccaagaagcaaggaaacgctgataaaagcattggggGCAGTCATaaaaaataagcaaattccgcacagctggaaacagtaaaatgaatttgatttataaagggaaaggcgataagacgaacataaaatccttccgaccaactactataacatcagttatatataggctggaaatgcaggcggtgaaattaaaaatgcagtcatgggtggAAAGTAATAGAGTACTCGGAGAACtacagaacgggttcagaagtggtaggcgcttagtgatagcctgttcgtgcttacccagtgcatagaaatagctaaggcggaaaatagacctctttatttagccttcctggacataagcggtgcatacgacaatgtgaacagggaaccCCTGTGGAACATGTTAAAatatgaaggtatcggtcatgaggtaattgattttctacaggaaatatatcgagaaaataatgttgaaataacatgggaaggaattaagagtacgacagcTGTCGAGGTATACAAAGGATttaggcaaggttgtcctctatcaccgctgctgttcatgcttcatatgataagtatggaaagaaggttacaacgaagcaatctagggtataatctgtcgtgcagattaggcggaaaggtttTTGAGCAatgactaccgggtttaatgtatgcggacgatattgtactgttagcagatagccaggaagatttgcaaactctggtaaattactgtggagacgaaggagacagtctaggtttcagtGTTAGTGCAGCTAAGTCTGTTGGGATGTTTCTCAACAATACAGCTGATCAGGAGCTTATAATACAAGGCTATGAAATACCCCAAGTGGCCGAATGCAAATATCTCGGGGTACGGATAAACAAAGAGCAGAGATACACGGAAAAGCaagaacagtctctcatagcaaaagggcgaagagatgccgggataatgaaacataggacactgtgggggtacaacaggtatgaggtactgagaggtatttggaagggagtaatggtgccggggcttactttcgggaatgcggtcctgtgtttaagggcagaagttcagtcgagactagaagtaaatcagagatctgttggaagattagcactaggtgccctcgggaaaaccacaaacgaagcagtacagggggatatgggctgggtatagttcgaagcacgggaagctcagagtaaaatcctatacaaaaaacgcctgaggaatttggacgataacaggtgggcagctaaggtaatTAAATACCTATACATAAAGAGCATTGTCtaacaatggcggaaaagaactaggaagccaaccagtaagtatgccagacacgaggacggagaaagacagagcattaaacgacagggtAAATACGCGAAAGGTAAAAATTtaataaattcaatggaaaagaagcatagtgttgaactatattgagactggaaacagcagatcaggaaggaagcgttttatgataactcaagaggcagtgcccttctctttgaagctaggtcaagATGTCTTAGAACGCAGAGCTATAagaagaaatttaacgaagaagacacatgtactgtgtgtggaaaatctgtagaaacaatagaacacctcatactaaaacgtgatggtatccatcccgatgtcgatgcgggcacagtcacgcttcctgaggccctagggttcacagataacaatagtcatgtaaataaatatgcggtgaaaATTAGCCaaaagcgattggaggattggtgactcaaaagcagagaggtgacataaggttaaaagtgtaggaagacatatttaaagaaaatggcgaattttaataacttccaacacagttaaacaaaaataaaaagctgagcatggtggcaactgccatcactttgtttcaaaggggacgcttctaccttccatccatccatccactttcGCGACTTCGCGCCGGTGCTAAGCGGGCGTTGGTTCTGTGCTGGAATGTATTTCTCTGCGGCTGAAAGCACGCTTCCGCAGGGTGCGCCGAGTCATTGCGCCTGACGCATGTATGGAACCACGTGTCACTGACGTCACGCTGGTTCTACTTAAACGGCTGTGGAAATAAAGACGGGGCTCTTTCCCCTTGCTGGCGTTTTGGACTGCAGTCGTCTCCTGTCTTTCGTCGATCGCGCACTGATAGCGGCGGCGCCGAtacgacatggtgtcagaaggtATGCGATCCACCCACTTTTAAAAGCGATGGAAAAGAGCGTCGAGACGTCGTCAGAAAGGGAAGCTGCAATGGCCACTGCATCGCCGCCGGGTCTTCAGCAGCCGCCACCGCTGGACTTCGACACTACCTCAGAGTGGCCGGCGTGGATACTGCACTTCGACGACTATCGCTATGCGTCGGGCCTGAGTGAGCGCCCGGAAGAGGCACAAGTACGCACTCTGCTTTATACCATGGGTCGACAAGCAAGGGACATCTTCGCCAGcttcaatctttctgcagaagatTCGAAGAAATTTgagctggtcaaaaagaagttcGACGATTACTTCGTCAAGGAGAGCAACGTTGTCTACGAGAGCGCTTGCTTTCACAAGCGGCACCAGATGCCTGGCGAGTCAATAGACCAGTTTATGACTGTTCTACACGTCTTGGCGGACAAATGCGACTTCGGAGAATACAAGCAGCGCCTCATCAGGGACCGGTTCGTCGTGGGCCTGCGGGATGAAAAACTTTCCGAGTCGCTCCAAATGGATCCCAAGCTGTCTCTCGCAACAGCTCTGG
Above is a genomic segment from Dermacentor andersoni chromosome 8, qqDerAnde1_hic_scaffold, whole genome shotgun sequence containing:
- the LOC129383591 gene encoding uncharacterized protein — translated: MEKSVETSSEREAAMATASPPGLQQPPPLDFDTTSEWPAWILHFDDYRYASGLSERPEEAQVRTLLYTMGRQARDIFASFNLSAEDSKKFELVKKKFDDYFVKESNVVYESACFHKRHQMPGESIDQFMTVLHVLADKCDFGEYKQRLIRDRFVVGLRDEKLSESLQMDPKLSLATALARARLKETVQQQQEELRNCNEVHEYTPCKPCEDVNVDAVGYRRKPRRCKETRPTSARSEGPCIFCGGNSHPRTACPARGQRCFNCGLKGHFGKACLKGTSPG